The Streptomonospora litoralis genome window below encodes:
- a CDS encoding acyl-CoA dehydrogenase family protein — protein MDFGYDDTTRDYLERLRAFMDERIIPAEPVYTEQAARRSDPWSQPPVIGELQAEARERGLWNLFLPDSAYGAGLTNLQYAPLAEMTGRSPGLAPSALNCAAPDTGNMEILAMFGTEEQRKRWLEPLLQAEIRSGFCMTEPDVASSDASNIGLSITADGGDYVLNGRKWWTSGALSPACALLIVMGVTDPGAEPYRRQSMVLVPTDTQGVEVGRGLPVFGYTDGTKGGHAEVTFTDVRVPRDNILLGEGEGFRIAQERLGPGRIHHCMRAIGVAERALELMCARAAERVAFGKPLAEQGVVRESIARARVRIEQARLLVLKTAWLMDTVGNKGARTEISAIKAEVPQMVQQVLDDAIQVHGGAGVSDDFPLAHLWAANRTLRLADGPDEVHLRSIARRELRPYLADRKS, from the coding sequence ATGGACTTCGGCTACGACGACACCACGCGGGACTACCTGGAGCGCCTGCGGGCGTTCATGGACGAGCGCATCATCCCGGCCGAGCCCGTCTACACCGAGCAGGCGGCCCGGCGCAGCGACCCCTGGTCGCAGCCGCCGGTGATCGGGGAGCTGCAGGCCGAGGCGCGCGAGCGCGGCCTGTGGAACCTCTTCCTGCCCGACTCCGCTTACGGTGCCGGGCTGACCAACCTGCAGTACGCGCCGCTGGCCGAGATGACCGGCCGTTCGCCCGGCCTCGCGCCGAGCGCCCTCAACTGCGCCGCCCCCGACACCGGGAACATGGAGATCCTGGCCATGTTCGGCACCGAGGAGCAGCGCAAGCGGTGGCTGGAGCCGCTGCTCCAAGCCGAGATCCGGTCGGGCTTCTGCATGACCGAACCCGACGTGGCCTCCTCCGACGCCTCCAACATCGGGCTGAGCATCACCGCCGACGGCGGCGACTACGTGCTCAACGGGCGCAAGTGGTGGACCTCGGGCGCCCTGAGTCCCGCCTGCGCACTGCTCATCGTCATGGGCGTGACCGACCCCGGAGCCGAGCCCTACCGCCGGCAGAGCATGGTCCTGGTGCCCACGGACACCCAGGGAGTCGAGGTCGGCCGCGGACTGCCGGTCTTCGGCTACACCGACGGCACCAAGGGCGGGCACGCCGAGGTCACGTTCACCGACGTCCGGGTGCCCCGGGACAACATCCTGCTGGGCGAAGGCGAGGGCTTCCGCATCGCCCAGGAACGGCTCGGACCCGGCCGCATCCACCACTGCATGCGCGCCATCGGGGTGGCCGAGCGCGCCCTGGAACTGATGTGCGCCCGCGCCGCCGAGCGCGTCGCGTTCGGCAAGCCGCTGGCCGAGCAGGGCGTGGTGCGCGAGTCGATCGCGCGGGCCCGGGTGCGCATCGAGCAGGCGCGGCTGCTCGTACTGAAGACCGCCTGGCTGATGGATACCGTCGGCAACAAGGGCGCGCGCACGGAGATCTCGGCGATCAAGGCCGAGGTTCCGCAGATGGTTCAGCAGGTGCTCGACGACGCGATCCAGGTGCACGGCGGCGCCGGCGTCTCCGACGACTTCCCGCTTGCGCACCTGTGGGCGGCGAACCGGACGCTGCGGCTGGCCGACGGGCCCGACGAGGTGCACCTGCGCTCCATCGCCCGACGCGAGCTGCGCCCCTACTTGGCAGACCGAAAGTCCTGA